The Terriglobus roseus sequence CAGCCGGTCCCAACACCTGCCAGCCCCTCCGTAGAAGCTGGCGCGGGTGCCCCATACATGCGCGAAGCGGATGTGTGGGCCTCTCGCGAAGCGCGACCCGTAGGCAGCGTGACACCCGCAACCGGACGCACCGATGGCGCACTCGCCCTTGCACCCGATCCGGTCGCCCACGAGCCAGCAAATCTACCTCCCTTCTCTTCGCCGGGAGTCACCACGCCCCCGGAACCGGTTGTCGTCAAGCCTGCGAACCTGTCACCCTTTACCGCACCCGCAGTAGCTACACCAGCCGAACCCACTACCGGCCTGAACATTCGCATCCAACCAAGTGCCGTCGCTCTCGCAGACCCGCCGGCAGCCCACGCCGACGAAGCCTATGACCCGTCCTGGGAGACGATGGCACTGCCGGAAGCTGATCCAGAGGCCACTCAGCCGGCCTCTGCACCGGCAGCGACAGGTGCGGCGGGAGACGCAGCGCAGCTACAGGCTGGAGCCGTTGAAGCGCTCTTTGAAACCAGGAAGCACAACTCCGCGGCAGAGCAACTGGAAGAAACGACCTGGACTATCGCCGACGGCGAAGTCCTGATCGCGACAACCCTCTCCAAGCCGCTGATGGCCACGATCTTCCGTCCGGATGTCGAAGCAATCATCAAAACGGCCCTGCGCCAAAAAGGCCTGGGCGGTGTGCGTATCGTCTTTCAACCCGCCACGCCGGAAAGCAAAGCCAAGGCGGCAACGCCCAAGAAGCCCCGCACCGGTTCCGCCCAGGCGAAAGCGATGGAGCATCCAACCGTGCAGGCTGCCCAGCGACTGTTCAACGCGGAAGTTACGAACGTATTCGACCTCCGCAAGGACTAGCTAATAGCAATCATTGCCGTCACTGCGTCCGCAAAGCGCTCCGTTCGCATCTCTCTGATCACCTTCCGAAGGTGGAGTAGCCCATACTCCGCCTGGTGCTGCCCGTCGAGCAGGTGAACCTCGAAGGCTACAAGCCGCCGATGGTACTCCCGGAACTCGGGCAGTTCCATGGCGACATCCAGCGTCGCCCCTAGCCGCACCGACGACGTTAGAAAGAACGCAGCGTAGATGCAGTGCATCCACTGCCGCATCAGGTAGAACTTCAGCAGTCTCCGCTGACCGGGAGTCTCTCCGAAGTAGGTCTGCAGGTAAGCCTCTGCCTTTCCCTCCTCAAGGTAGAAGTTCGAGACCACCGCCAGTTCGGTATAGCGGTCGTTGAGAAACGCCGCCTCCCAATCCACCAACCAGATCTGTTGGCCATCGAAGATCACATTGTCCGGTTTCAGATCGTTGTGACACGACACTTGGTCTGCTTCGTCGTGCGGATACGACGCTTTCAGACGCTCATACCCGTCGCGGAACGCCGCCATTTGCTCTTGCATTAGGAGCCCGGACGCAAGGAAGCGCTGAACCGCTCCATCCATCACTTCCAGGTAGCTCATGATCTTCGGGAACGCCGGGAGGCGGTGCAACACGCGCAGAGTCGCAGCCATGCGTTCCGCCATGTTCGTCGGGAACGGCTGCGACACCACAAACTCCGAAATCAACACCCGGTCCTCAACGCTTTCGTACAGCACGCCTGGAGCAATCCCCGCCAGCGCCGCAGCCCGCATGCATGCAAACTGCCGTGTGGGATCTGCAATTGCATCCGTTCGCAGGATCACTCGCAGCAGGTAATCCCTTCCGCCTATCGTGATCCGATAGATCTGCGCGGAACTCAGTCCCCGTGTCAGGCGCTCCGCCCCCTCGAACTTATCCACACGGAATGCTGTCTGCAACGCCCTCCGTACCGCCACCTGTTTCTCCTCTGGAATCATCCTTTTCCTCCTGCGAAAAATCGGACAACGTCGCACAGCTTGGCACAGCAAACGAGCCCTTGCGTTCGCTATGCTGGAAGTGGGAAGAAACGCGGCCCTCTAGACCGCGGCCCAAAGATCGCCCAACCTCCCGGAGAGCCCCCAAGATGGATATGAGCAAGCTGCAGGAGATGATGGGCCAGGCCCAGCATATGCAGGAACAGATGGAACAGAAGCTGGCCACAACGACCGCGGAAGCCAGCAGCGGCGGCGGCCTGGTGACGGCGCGAGTCAATGGCAAAAAGGAACTGCTGCGCCTGAAGATCGATCCCACGGCCCTTGCCGCCAGCAGTGGCGACGTTGAGATGCTGGAAGACCTGATCACCGCAGCGATTAACGAAGCGGGACGTAAGGCCGACGAACAGATGCAGGCAGCCACCAGCGGCATGCTGGGCGGCATGGACCTGGGAAAGCTGCTCGGGTAAGTGCCCATCGTGTCGAAGGCGTTTCGTAAGCTGTCCTTGCGCGGCCTTTGCATCGCTGCCACGCTTGCTGGCTTGTGCTCCTCTCTGCGCGCGCAGGAGCCGGAAGCCGCGATCCGGCAGGTCATCGCACAACACCACGGAAGTATCGCGCTCTATGCCCACCAGCTCAACACGGGCAAGACGATTAGTATCGACGCGGACAAGCCGGTACAGACGGCAAGCACCATCAAGCTGGCACTGTTATGGACTGCGCTGCGCGAGATTTCACTTGGCCGCGCCACATGGGACGAGAAGGTCACCCTGAAACCGCGCGAGGGCGTCGCAGGATCAGGCATCCTGCATTTCCTCGATACGCCGGTCACGCTCACGCTGAAAGACGTCGCCACCATGATGGTCATCGTCAGCGACAACACCGCCACGAACCTCATGATCGATCGCTTTCCGACGAAGCTGGTCGATGACAACATGGCAGCGCTCGGCTACGCCGAAACATGGCTCTATAAGAAGGTCTTCAAGCCCGCAGACGGCCCGATGCCCGCAGACCAGCCGAAGTTCGGCCTTGGCAAGACGACACCGAAGCAGATCGGGCAGTTGATGGAGAAGATTGGCCGCTGTGATGTAGACCTGCCCGGCCAGCCGAAAGTTGATCAAACAAAGGCCGACGCAGCCTGCAACGTCGCCATCGACATGCTGCGCAACCAGTTCTATCGCGACACGATTCCGCGCTACCTGGAGAAACTCGACAACACCGAACGAGGCAGCGGCATCGCCTCGAAGACGGGCTCGCTGGACGCCACGCGGTCCGACGTGGCCATCATCGCGGCAAAGTCCGGTCCCATCGTCCTCGCGGTCTACACCTACGACAATGCCGACAAAGGCTGGAGCGTCGATAACGAAGGCGAGGTCGCCATCGCTAAGATCGCGCAGGCTGTCGTCGAAGCGTGGTCGCCCACCGGCATCGATGGCAAGTCACTGACACCCGGCCTGGGCCTCCGTCCCGACAA is a genomic window containing:
- a CDS encoding YbaB/EbfC family nucleoid-associated protein; its protein translation is MDMSKLQEMMGQAQHMQEQMEQKLATTTAEASSGGGLVTARVNGKKELLRLKIDPTALAASSGDVEMLEDLITAAINEAGRKADEQMQAATSGMLGGMDLGKLLG
- a CDS encoding serine hydrolase, with the protein product MSKAFRKLSLRGLCIAATLAGLCSSLRAQEPEAAIRQVIAQHHGSIALYAHQLNTGKTISIDADKPVQTASTIKLALLWTALREISLGRATWDEKVTLKPREGVAGSGILHFLDTPVTLTLKDVATMMVIVSDNTATNLMIDRFPTKLVDDNMAALGYAETWLYKKVFKPADGPMPADQPKFGLGKTTPKQIGQLMEKIGRCDVDLPGQPKVDQTKADAACNVAIDMLRNQFYRDTIPRYLEKLDNTERGSGIASKTGSLDATRSDVAIIAAKSGPIVLAVYTYDNADKGWSVDNEGEVAIAKIAQAVVEAWSPTGIDGKSLTPGLGLRPDNGKEASK
- a CDS encoding phosphotransferase is translated as MIPEEKQVAVRRALQTAFRVDKFEGAERLTRGLSSAQIYRITIGGRDYLLRVILRTDAIADPTRQFACMRAAALAGIAPGVLYESVEDRVLISEFVVSQPFPTNMAERMAATLRVLHRLPAFPKIMSYLEVMDGAVQRFLASGLLMQEQMAAFRDGYERLKASYPHDEADQVSCHNDLKPDNVIFDGQQIWLVDWEAAFLNDRYTELAVVSNFYLEEGKAEAYLQTYFGETPGQRRLLKFYLMRQWMHCIYAAFFLTSSVRLGATLDVAMELPEFREYHRRLVAFEVHLLDGQHQAEYGLLHLRKVIREMRTERFADAVTAMIAIS